A region of Frederiksenia canicola DNA encodes the following proteins:
- a CDS encoding ABC transporter permease subunit yields the protein MFQFIIKRILMVIPTFLAITLITFALVHLIPGDPIEIRMGERGLTPEIHAQMMQQLGLDRPLTEQYFSYIKGVLQGDLGNSFRNNEPVLKEFFTLFPATVELAFFALGWSLVGGVILGVIAAVKKESWISHVVTSMSLTGYSMPIFWWGLILILYVSTPLGLPASGRLPSEYWIEAETGFMLIDTWNSDEPGAFLAAIKSLILPAVVLGTIPLAIITRMTRSSMLEVLGEDYIRTAKAKGLNTTRIVIIHALRNALIPVVTVVGLIIGQLLSGAVLTENIFSWPGIGKWVIDAINSRDYPVLQGSVLIIATLIILVNLAVDLIYGVVNPRIRHN from the coding sequence ATGTTTCAATTTATTATTAAACGTATTTTAATGGTGATTCCGACCTTCTTGGCGATTACCTTAATTACTTTTGCATTAGTGCATTTAATTCCCGGTGATCCAATTGAGATCCGAATGGGGGAACGTGGGCTTACTCCTGAAATTCATGCTCAAATGATGCAGCAACTTGGCTTAGATCGGCCGTTGACTGAGCAGTATTTCAGCTATATCAAAGGCGTGTTGCAAGGCGATCTTGGTAATTCCTTCCGCAATAACGAGCCTGTGCTAAAAGAATTTTTTACCCTTTTCCCTGCCACGGTTGAGTTGGCATTTTTTGCGTTGGGTTGGTCCCTTGTGGGTGGGGTGATTTTAGGGGTGATTGCGGCAGTGAAAAAAGAGTCGTGGATTTCGCATGTCGTTACCTCGATGTCTCTGACGGGCTATTCAATGCCTATTTTCTGGTGGGGGTTAATTTTAATTTTATATGTTTCCACCCCACTTGGCTTGCCTGCCTCAGGACGTTTGCCATCGGAATATTGGATTGAAGCCGAAACGGGCTTTATGTTGATCGATACTTGGAATTCAGACGAACCAGGGGCTTTTTTAGCGGCGATTAAATCGTTGATTTTACCTGCGGTGGTGCTTGGTACTATCCCGCTGGCTATCATCACCCGTATGACCCGTTCATCCATGCTCGAAGTGCTGGGTGAAGACTATATCCGTACCGCTAAAGCCAAAGGTCTGAATACCACTCGAATTGTGATTATCCATGCCTTACGTAATGCGTTAATCCCTGTGGTTACTGTGGTTGGCTTGATTATCGGACAGCTTTTATCAGGAGCCGTTTTAACCGAAAACATTTTCTCGTGGCCTGGTATTGGTAAATGGGTTATTGATGCGATCAACTCCCGTGATTATCCTGTATTACAAGGCTCGGTACTGATTATTGCCACCTTAATTAT
- a CDS encoding ABC transporter substrate-binding protein: MKKLTQLSLLALAVASGSAMAAPKTFVYCLEASPSFLSPQLGTDGATLDSTGRAIFDKLTAFEPGTTNVVPGLAEKWDVSEDGKTYVFHLRKGVKFHSNKAFKPTREFNADDVLFSFNRQLDPNHPFHKVSGGNYEYFIGMDMQNIIDKVEKVDDYTVKISLKVANAPFLANLAMDFASILSAEYGDKMLKAGKPETVDNQPIGTGPFEFVSYQKDSTVRYKAFESYWQGKSKIDRLVFAITPDASVRYAKLKKGECHAMPYPNPADVEKLKNDKDITLLTRPGLNVGYLNFNTQKAPFDNVKVRQALSYAVNKDAIIEAVYQGAGQKAKNPIPPTMWSYNDDIKDYDYDPEKAKALLKEAGFENGFETDLWAMPVSRPYNPNARRMAELIQADWEKVGVKAKIVSYEWGEYLKRMRAGDHQTGMMGWTGDNGDPDNFLNTLLSCASVESGSNYAKFCHKPFNDLVTQAVQETDKQKRTDLYKQAQVVFKEQAPWITVAHSTTYFPVRKEVKGYVVSPFGVHDFYSVDLEK; this comes from the coding sequence ATGAAAAAGCTCACACAACTTTCTCTACTTGCATTAGCCGTGGCATCAGGATCTGCGATGGCAGCCCCGAAAACGTTTGTTTACTGTTTAGAGGCGTCACCCTCTTTTCTTAGCCCACAGCTTGGTACCGATGGTGCGACGTTAGACTCAACAGGCCGAGCCATTTTTGATAAATTAACCGCTTTTGAACCAGGTACAACTAATGTAGTGCCAGGTTTGGCGGAGAAGTGGGACGTCTCTGAAGATGGCAAAACTTATGTTTTTCATCTGCGTAAAGGCGTGAAATTCCACTCAAACAAAGCATTCAAACCAACTCGCGAATTTAACGCAGACGATGTATTGTTCTCTTTCAACCGTCAGTTAGATCCAAACCACCCATTCCACAAAGTATCAGGTGGCAACTATGAGTACTTTATCGGTATGGATATGCAAAACATCATCGATAAAGTGGAAAAAGTTGATGATTACACCGTGAAAATTAGCTTGAAAGTGGCAAATGCACCATTCTTAGCAAACTTGGCAATGGATTTCGCATCAATTTTATCAGCGGAATACGGCGACAAAATGTTAAAAGCGGGTAAGCCTGAAACCGTGGATAACCAACCGATCGGCACAGGTCCATTTGAATTTGTATCTTATCAAAAAGACTCAACAGTGCGTTACAAAGCCTTTGAGAGCTACTGGCAAGGTAAATCAAAAATTGACCGTTTAGTGTTTGCGATTACGCCAGATGCGTCAGTGCGTTATGCGAAATTGAAAAAAGGCGAGTGCCACGCCATGCCATATCCAAACCCTGCGGATGTGGAAAAACTTAAAAATGATAAAGACATTACTCTACTGACCCGTCCAGGTTTGAACGTTGGTTACTTAAACTTCAATACCCAAAAAGCACCGTTTGATAACGTGAAAGTGCGTCAAGCGTTAAGCTATGCGGTGAATAAAGATGCGATCATCGAAGCGGTGTATCAAGGGGCAGGTCAAAAAGCGAAGAACCCAATTCCACCAACAATGTGGTCTTACAATGACGACATCAAAGACTACGATTATGATCCAGAAAAAGCTAAAGCGTTACTTAAAGAAGCAGGCTTTGAAAATGGCTTTGAGACGGATTTGTGGGCAATGCCAGTTTCTCGTCCATACAACCCGAACGCACGCCGTATGGCGGAGCTTATTCAAGCAGACTGGGAAAAAGTGGGCGTGAAAGCGAAAATCGTTAGTTATGAGTGGGGTGAATATCTCAAACGTATGCGTGCAGGCGATCACCAAACAGGTATGATGGGCTGGACGGGTGATAATGGGGACCCAGATAACTTCTTAAATACGTTGTTAAGCTGTGCGTCTGTTGAATCAGGTTCTAACTATGCGAAATTCTGTCACAAGCCGTTTAACGATTTAGTGACACAAGCAGTACAAGAAACAGATAAACAAAAACGTACCGACCTTTACAAACAAGCTCAAGTCGTGTTCAAAGAGCAAGCCCCGTGGATTACTGTGGCTCACTCAACCACCTACTTCCCTGTGCGTAAAGAGGTCAAAGGCTATGTGGTTAGCCCATTCGGTGTTCACGACTTCTATTCCGTGGATCTCGAAAAATAA
- a CDS encoding Na+/H+ antiporter family protein gives MLSNEVVVSIIVLLALSLMRINVVIALIIAALTCGLLGNTVDGMSLGDALTATVKSFTGGLGGGAETAMNYAVLGAFAVALSKSGVTDLLAYKVIQSFGKRPSGRSVFWFKYAILFTLVAFAMSSQNVIPVHIAFIPIVVPPLLSVLNQLKIDRRAVACAITFGLTATYMLIPAGFGQIFIESILVKNINQAGQAFGLTADVGEVTKAMAIPVTGMILGLLTALFISYRKPRSYVEGGSVVVEDIESRVKNVTPFNIAISVAAILATCVVQLSTNSTILGGLVGLVIFALGGVFKLKQSNDIFQDGLRLMAMIGFVMIAASGYANVVNSTGGVGELVESLKGAISSKEMAAFLMLLVGLFITMGIGSSFSTVPIIATIYVPLCMSFGFSPLATISIVGVAAALGDAGSPASDSTLGPTSGLNADGKHDHIWDSVVPTFLHYNLPLLAFGWMAAMVL, from the coding sequence CGCACTTACCTGCGGCTTATTAGGTAATACCGTCGATGGAATGTCGCTTGGTGATGCACTTACGGCGACAGTAAAAAGTTTCACAGGCGGATTAGGCGGCGGCGCTGAAACTGCAATGAACTATGCTGTACTTGGTGCATTCGCCGTAGCCTTGTCGAAATCAGGTGTAACGGATTTACTTGCTTACAAGGTCATTCAAAGTTTTGGTAAACGCCCGTCTGGTCGTTCAGTGTTTTGGTTCAAATATGCGATTTTATTCACTTTAGTCGCCTTTGCGATGTCATCTCAAAATGTGATCCCGGTTCACATTGCCTTTATTCCAATTGTTGTACCGCCATTGTTGAGTGTGCTAAACCAACTCAAAATTGACCGGCGTGCCGTTGCCTGTGCAATTACCTTCGGTTTAACTGCAACGTATATGTTGATCCCTGCAGGCTTCGGGCAAATCTTTATTGAAAGCATTTTAGTGAAAAACATCAACCAAGCGGGCCAAGCCTTTGGTTTAACGGCAGATGTTGGCGAGGTCACCAAAGCGATGGCAATTCCGGTAACGGGAATGATTTTAGGCTTACTTACCGCACTCTTTATTTCTTACCGCAAACCACGTAGCTATGTGGAAGGTGGCAGCGTGGTGGTGGAAGACATCGAAAGTCGGGTGAAAAACGTCACGCCATTTAATATCGCTATTAGCGTAGCGGCAATTTTAGCAACCTGTGTTGTACAACTTTCTACGAACTCCACTATTTTGGGGGGCTTAGTCGGCTTGGTGATCTTCGCTTTAGGCGGCGTGTTCAAACTCAAACAAAGCAATGATATTTTCCAAGACGGCTTGCGTTTAATGGCAATGATTGGATTTGTGATGATTGCTGCCTCTGGCTACGCCAATGTAGTCAACTCAACAGGCGGTGTGGGTGAATTAGTTGAAAGCTTAAAAGGTGCGATTAGCTCGAAAGAAATGGCGGCATTCTTAATGTTGTTAGTCGGCTTATTTATCACAATGGGGATTGGCTCATCATTCTCAACGGTGCCAATTATTGCGACCATTTATGTGCCACTTTGTATGTCGTTCGGTTTCTCGCCATTGGCGACCATTTCGATTGTCGGTGTCGCCGCCGCCTTAGGTGATGCAGGATCTCCTGCGTCAGACTCAACCCTTGGTCCAACCTCTGGTTTGAATGCGGACGGCAAGCACGATCACATTTGGGATTCCGTTGTACCGACTTTCTTACACTACAATTTGCCATTATTAGCATTCGGCTGGATGGCAGCAATGGTTCTCTAA